From the Mycobacterium sp. DL592 genome, the window GCGCCTACGTCGAGTTCGCGGCGGGCGAGAAGCGGTCATGGTTACTCGGGCATGGGATCAGCTTCCTGCCGACGGTCGGCTGGGCCGAACGGGGCGACCTGCGCGCCGACGGCCACGGCAACTCGGTGCCCCGCTTCCACGTCGCCTGGGGCACCGGCACCGGTGTCGTCGAGCCGTTCGTCAACTCGGCGCTGGCTGCCGCCGACCGCGGACTGGTCACGTTCCATTACCGCCACCGGGTTGACGAACTCGTGCTCAGCAACGGCGTCGCGACCGGCGTGCGCGGAACAGTGCTCGCGCCCGACGACGCGCCGCGCGGTGCGCCGAGCAACCGGGAAGTGCTGGGCGACTTCGACATCAACGCGCAGGCGGTCATCGTCACCACCGGCGGTATCGGTGCCAACCACGACATCGTGCGCAAGTATTGGCCGCAGCGGATGGGCACCGCCCCAGCGTCGATGATCACCGGAGTGCCGGCCTACGTCGACGGCAGGATGCTCGACATCGCCGCGGGCTCCGGGGTGCGGCTGGTCAACCGGGACCGGATGTGGCACTACACCGAAGGCATCCAGAACTGGGACCCCATCTGGCCCAAACACGCCATCCGCATCCTGCCCGGGCCCTCCTCGATGTGGTTCGACGCCCTCGGCAGGCGGCTACCGCAGCCGTATCTGCCCGGCTACGACACCCTGGGCACTCTGCGCTACCTGCGAACCAATCCCGACATCGCCGGCTACGACCACAGCTGGTTCATCCTGACCCAGAAGATCATCGAGCGGGAGTTCGCACTGTCGGGCTCCGAGCAGAACCCCGACATCACCAATAAGGACCGCAAGGGATTCCTCAAGGAGCGACTGCTGACCAAAGGGGCACCGGCCCCGGT encodes:
- a CDS encoding FAD-binding dehydrogenase, giving the protein MDADVVVVGAGLAGLVATHELTSRGKKVALLDQENAANLGGQAFWSFGGLFLVDTPEQRRLGVKDSFELAWNDWRGSAQFDRLDDEDAWALKWACAYVEFAAGEKRSWLLGHGISFLPTVGWAERGDLRADGHGNSVPRFHVAWGTGTGVVEPFVNSALAAADRGLVTFHYRHRVDELVLSNGVATGVRGTVLAPDDAPRGAPSNREVLGDFDINAQAVIVTTGGIGANHDIVRKYWPQRMGTAPASMITGVPAYVDGRMLDIAAGSGVRLVNRDRMWHYTEGIQNWDPIWPKHAIRILPGPSSMWFDALGRRLPQPYLPGYDTLGTLRYLRTNPDIAGYDHSWFILTQKIIEREFALSGSEQNPDITNKDRKGFLKERLLTKGAPAPVEAFKQHGADFVVARTLEELVAKMNALTEQPLLDPATIRSQIEARDLQMANPYAKDAQVQGIRNSRRYIGDRIGRTAAPHRILDPDAGPLIGVKLHILTRKTLGGIQTDLSSRALGLDGNPIGGLYAAGEVAGFGGGGVHGYNALEGTFLGGCLFSGRAAGRAAADAV